From one uncultured Methanoregula sp. genomic stretch:
- a CDS encoding 2,5-diamino-6-(ribosylamino)-4(3H)-pyrimidinone 5'-phosphate reductase — MRPYVVINAAMSADGKISTRERRQVKISGTQDFTRVDRLKAGCDAVMVGIGTVLADDPSLTVKSEDCRRIRIDRGTDEHPIRVVVDSRARTPPTASVLHKGPGKRVIAVSKLADENRVTELRNHATVIVAGEEEVDLRMLLMNLAELGIQRLMVEGGGTLIAGLISAGLVDEIYTFIGNILIGGKDAPTLVDGPGWVNETDFCRLILIEAHRMDNGILLHWKAGLPE, encoded by the coding sequence ATGCGGCCATATGTGGTTATCAATGCAGCAATGAGTGCCGACGGCAAGATCTCAACCCGGGAACGAAGGCAGGTGAAGATATCCGGCACCCAGGATTTCACCCGTGTTGACCGGCTCAAGGCCGGGTGCGATGCGGTCATGGTCGGGATAGGTACCGTTCTTGCGGATGACCCCTCGCTCACCGTCAAATCTGAAGACTGTCGCAGGATACGAATTGACCGCGGGACTGATGAGCACCCGATCCGCGTTGTTGTTGACAGCAGGGCACGGACTCCCCCGACGGCATCTGTCCTGCACAAAGGGCCGGGAAAACGGGTGATCGCGGTCTCAAAGCTGGCTGATGAGAACCGTGTCACCGAACTGAGGAACCATGCAACCGTCATTGTTGCCGGCGAAGAAGAAGTTGATCTCCGGATGCTCCTTATGAACCTGGCAGAACTCGGGATACAACGCCTGATGGTCGAGGGCGGCGGAACCCTGATCGCGGGCCTCATTTCAGCCGGCCTTGTCGATGAGATCTATACGTTTATCGGCAATATCCTCATAGGGGGAAAGGATGCCCCTACGCTCGTGGACGGGCCGGGCTGGGTAAATGAAACGGACTTCTGCCGGCTCATTCTCATCGAAGCCCATCGCATGGATAACGGGATTCTCCTGCACTGGAAAGCCGGGTTGCCGGAATAA